From Uloborus diversus isolate 005 chromosome 8, Udiv.v.3.1, whole genome shotgun sequence, a single genomic window includes:
- the LOC129228322 gene encoding uncharacterized protein LOC129228322 — protein sequence MTRTLKEVNRYAGVVNLDFGRKEKRAVEDLDHDCAGNNFWRQKCCYIEIDVLFDRFVIKNLTYNAKFESLELFSVIGGYLGMWLGVSLLNTYDILELVRSFITDTKKKLRTEKVKKKNDHRSNDFVLHRNRFIGGNDIERISTAVPELWTSYM from the exons GTGAATTTGGATTTTGGGAGAAAAGag aaaAGAGCAGTAGAAGACCTTGAC CATGATTGTGCAGGAAACAATTTCTGGAGGCAAAA ATGCTGTTATATTGAAATTGATGTCTTGTTTGATCGGTTTGTTATAAAGAATCTTACTTACAACGCAAAGTTTGAG AGCTTAGAACTCTTCAGCGTCATCGGCGGTTACTTAGGGATGTGGTTGGGAGTGTCCCTGCTGAACACCTACGATATTCTAGAATTGGTTCGAAGTTTTATCACTGATACCAAGAAGAAACTTCGAACAGAAAAGGTAAAGAAGAAAAACGATCATCGAAGCAATGATTTTGTGTTGCATCGAAACAGATTCATCGGCGGGAATGACATTGAGCGGATTTCCACTGCAGTTCCCGAGTTATGGACATCATATAtgtaa